A genomic segment from Pectinophora gossypiella chromosome 3, ilPecGoss1.1, whole genome shotgun sequence encodes:
- the LOC126380769 gene encoding deoxynucleotidyltransferase terminal-interacting protein 2, with amino-acid sequence MDFIVDTIGDDDLQEKTELLGKDEKPYFIEKEDRTQAILNLFEKKKQELDAKETAEEEVQNKLKNLKIDSLFDDFFREMHWTHNVLVKKEKRRLFHFDQLDIETGKLKSKLGAVDVEKEMKKSVLQPGIEKELRLPKYDVSERKLKALRKKEREKTKGPGWFNMPAPEVTEELKNDLQVLKMRSALDPKHFYKKNDMEVLPKYFQVGRIMDSPLDHVNDRLTRKQRKRTMVDELLADAQFQKYNKKKYKEIIDEKRKSEYRTFMKDKRQKNKAELKKNKLKSKKKVAS; translated from the exons ATGGATTTTATTGTGGATACAATCGGTGACGATGATCTTCAGGAGAAAACAGAGCTTCTAGGCAAGGATGAGAAGCCGTACTTTATAG AAAAAGAAGACCGCACGCAAGCAATTTTGAACCTCTTCGAGAAGAAAAAGCAAGAGTTAGACGCGAAAGAAACAGCTGAAGAGGAAGTACAAAACAAACTTAAGAATCTTAAAATAGATAGTCTATTTGATGACTTCTTTAGGGAAATGCATTGGACTCACAATGTcttggtgaaaaaagaaaaacggagACTGTTTCACTTTGATCAGCTGGATATTGAAACTGGTAAACTGAAGTCTAAACTTGGTGCTGTTGATGTGGAGAAAGAAATGAAGAAATCTGTTCTACAGCCAGGCATTGAGAAAGAGCTTCGTCTGCCCAAGTATGATGTTAGTGAGAGGAAGCTTAAGGCACTGCGCAAG AAAGAACGTGAGAAGACCAAGGGCCCTGGTTGGTTCAACATGCCTGCCCCCGAGGTCACCGAAGAACTGAAGAACGATCTGCAAGTCCTGAAGATGAGGTCTGCCTTGGACCCCAAGCACTTCTACAAGAAGAATGACATGGAAGTTCTCCCTAAATACTTCCag GTGGGACGCATTATGGATTCTCCATTAGACCATGTAAACGACCGGTTAACAAGGAAACAACGCAAACGAACCATGGTAGACGAGCTACTTGCTGATGCTCAGTTCCAGAAATACaataagaagaaatacaaaGAAATAATAGATGAGAAGAGAAAGTCGGAATACAGAACGTTTATGAAAGATAAGCGGCAGAAGAATAAGGCAGAACTTAAGAAGAacaagttaaaaagtaaaaagaaagttGCCAGTTAA